One genomic segment of Paraburkholderia caffeinilytica includes these proteins:
- the serS gene encoding serine--tRNA ligase: MLDIQLLRKDLDGVAKRLADRGYTLDVAAFAALEAERRDTQTRTEEMQARRNTLSKQIGGMKGRGEDTSALMAEVGGIGDEMKASAAKLDDIQKRLSDLLLGVPNLPHESVPAGKDETENVEVRRWGTPRHFDFEVKDHVDVGTPLGLDFETGAKLSGARFTLLRGQIARLHRALAQFMIDTHTQHHGYTEVYTPYIVNPEILYGTGQLPKFADDMFRVEKGGDENTVTQYLISTSEISLTNTVRDSILEADTLPIKLTAHSPCFRSEAGSYGRDTRGLIRQHQFDKVEMVQIVAPEASYDALEEMVGHAETILQKLELPYRVITLCTGDMGFSAAKTYDLEVWVPAQNTYREISSCSNTESFQARRMQARFRNAQGKPELVHTLNGSGLAVGRTLVAVLENFQNADGSVTVPVALRPYLGGVERLEVPAA, encoded by the coding sequence ATGCTCGACATCCAGCTGCTGCGCAAAGACCTCGACGGCGTCGCCAAACGCCTCGCCGACCGCGGCTATACCCTCGACGTGGCGGCTTTTGCCGCCCTCGAAGCGGAACGCCGCGACACCCAGACCCGTACCGAAGAGATGCAGGCGCGCCGCAACACGCTGTCGAAGCAGATCGGCGGGATGAAAGGGCGAGGCGAGGATACGTCGGCGCTGATGGCCGAAGTGGGCGGGATCGGCGACGAGATGAAGGCGTCCGCGGCCAAGCTCGACGATATCCAGAAGCGCCTGTCCGACCTGCTGCTCGGCGTGCCGAACCTGCCGCACGAAAGCGTGCCCGCGGGCAAGGACGAAACCGAGAACGTCGAAGTGCGCCGCTGGGGCACGCCGCGCCATTTCGACTTCGAGGTGAAGGATCACGTCGACGTGGGCACGCCGCTCGGCCTCGATTTCGAAACCGGCGCGAAACTGTCGGGCGCGCGTTTCACGTTGCTGCGCGGACAGATTGCGCGGCTGCATCGCGCGCTGGCGCAGTTCATGATCGACACGCACACGCAGCACCACGGCTACACCGAGGTGTACACGCCGTATATCGTGAATCCGGAGATTCTGTACGGCACCGGCCAGCTGCCGAAATTCGCCGACGACATGTTCCGCGTCGAGAAGGGCGGTGACGAGAACACGGTCACGCAGTATCTGATTTCGACGTCGGAAATTTCGCTGACGAACACGGTGCGCGACAGCATTCTCGAAGCGGACACGTTGCCGATCAAGCTGACCGCGCATTCGCCGTGCTTCCGCTCGGAAGCGGGTTCATATGGCCGCGATACGCGCGGGCTGATTCGCCAGCATCAGTTCGATAAGGTTGAGATGGTGCAGATCGTCGCGCCGGAAGCGTCGTATGACGCGCTTGAGGAGATGGTCGGTCACGCTGAGACGATTCTGCAGAAGCTCGAACTGCCGTACCGCGTGATTACGCTGTGCACCGGCGATATGGGTTTCTCGGCTGCGAAGACGTATGACCTGGAAGTGTGGGTGCCTGCGCAGAATACGTATCGCGAGATTTCTAGCTGTTCGAATACTGAGTCGTTCCAGGCTCGCCGCATGCAGGCGCGCTTCCGCAATGCGCAAGGCAAGCCGGAGCTGGTGCATACGCTGAACGGTTCGGGTTTGGCTGTGGGCCGTACGCTCGTGGCCGTGCTGGAGAATTTCCAGAACGCGGATGGTTCGGTGACGGTGCCGGTGGCGCTGCGTCCGTACCTCGGTGGGGTGGAGCGGCTGGAAGTGCCGGCGGCTTGA